AGCCTTGTCGCAGTCGCGTTCCTCGGCCCGCCGGTAGGCGGCCAAAGCCCGCGGATGCAGCCGGATTTCGTCGGGAACGGCCAGGAAGGCCAACTCGACCAGCTTCCCGAACAACCGCAGCACGACTTCGTCGCCGGGGGTCCAGCGCATGCCGGCCTTCTCGCGCACCGCGGGCTCGAACAAGCCGGCTGCGATCCAACGTTGGCCTGCCACAAGCGGTTTGAATAGCTGGTCCCAGATCGGAGTCGGCATCAAGACGAATTTCGGCTTGGGGATCCGGATTTGGAAGATGTCCAGGGTGGCCTGGTTGATCTCCAGCTCGTCGCGGCCGACCCGTTCCCAGTACTCCTGGAAGTCCTCCCACGACTTCGGCACCGGCCGCATGCTCATGCCGTACATCCGGTACCACTGCACGTGTTCGTCGAACAGCTGTCGCCTCTCGGCCTCGGTCAAGCCGCCGCAGAAATACTCGGCCACCTTGATCACCAGCATGAAGAACGTCGCGTGCGCCCAGTAGAAGGTCTCGGGATTCAGCGCGTGGTAGCGCCGGCCGCTGGCGTCGACGCCCTTGATCGTGTGGTGGTACTGCTTGATCTGCGCTCCGGTGGTCGACGCCCGACCGCCGTCATAGACGACACCCATGATCGGGTACACCGACCGCGCCACCCGCTGCAGCGGTTCACGCAGCAGGATCGAATGCTCCTCCACGCCGGCACCCAGCTCGGGATACATGTTCTGGATGGCGCCGATCCAGACGCCCATCATCCCGGTGCGCAGGTCGCCGAAGTACTTCCACGTCAACGAATCCGGGCCCAGTGGCAGCGCCTCGTCGTCGGGGATCACCGGCTCGTGTGGCGCGTGGGTGGGCGGCATCGACGTCACTGTCATCACAGCCTCCTGCTCCGGGGGTCCCATCCACGATAATGATGACAACAATCGTTGTCTACGATCTGCGGGGCGCGTCGCGGGTGGTGTTATCGAGTGTCATCCGCGCCGTCGCAGTGCCGTGATCAGGTGGTTCATCGCCGACCGTGGTGGACACCACCAAGGCGGTCGTTGCCGGTCTCTCCGGAGTGCACCTACCCTGAGCGTTGTGGAACTCGGGCCCGAACCGGTGTCCGGCGAGCCCGAGCAAACGGTGACGACGCCGGATCCACCCGCAGAACGTCAGCGCTCGCCGCTGCATGGGGCGGCGCACTGGTTGCGCAGCACCAACCAAAGCCCCAGCCTGATCGCAGCCGTCCGGCGGGCCCGGCGCGGCCTGCCCGGCGATCCCGATTTCGGCGACCCGCTCTCCACCGCCGGCCACGGCGGGCCGCGCGCCGCGGCAAGGGCCGCGGGTCGCCTGCTCGGTGAGCGCGGCGGCGCATCCCGCGAAGTCAGCCTGGGCGCATTGCAGGTCTGGCAGGCGGTCACCGAGGCGGTCAAACGCCGCCCGGTCAACGAAGAGGTGACGATCGTCTTCACCGACCTGGTGGGCTTCTCCAACTGGTCCCTGCACGCCGGGGACGACGCGACGTTGAAGTTGTTGCGCCGCGTCGCGCGCGCCATCGAACCGCCGCTGCTCGATGCGGGCGGCCACATCGTCAAACGCATGGGTGACGGCACGATGGCGGTCTTCGCGGACCCGCGCGTCGCGGTGGCCGCCGTTCTCGAGGCCAAGCGCGCGCTCAGGACCGTCGACATCGACGGCTACACGCCGCGGATGCGAGTCGGCATCCACACCGGGCGGCCGCAGCGACTGGCGGCCGACTGGCTCGGTGTCGACGTGAACGTCGCGGCCCGGGTGATGGAACGGGCCACCCGCGGCGGGGTGATGATCTCGGGCACGACCCTGAACCAACTCGCGGCCGACGACTTGGTCACACTCGGGGTCTCCGCCAAGCGGGTGCACTGGCCCGTATTTACCAGCAAACCCGCAGGTCTACCTGCTGATCTCGCCATCTATCGACTCAAGTCGTCCCGAGAAACTGTTAGCGACTTATCAGCAATAGACAATCCGGATGAGGACGGGTCGCAGGCATAGTAGATGGCGATGATATTGCGGATATTGTCGCGGCTTCTACGTGTGCGGATGACGCTCGCCTATGCGGCAGTGCTGATCGGGGTCAGCCTGGCGCTCGCCGAGCTGCGCCCACGCGCGCGTGCGCACGTCATCGCGCAGGCCAGCACGAATCTGCACAACCTGGCGCACGGCCATCTGGCAACGCTGCTGGACAGCGCGTTCATCACCGACGCCGGGCCGTTGTATTTCTGGCTGCCGTGCTTTGTCTGCCTGCTGGCGCTGGCCGAGTTGATTTGGCGCAGCGGCCGGTTGGCTCTCGTGTTCGTCACCGGTCACATCGGTGCGACGCTGCTGGTCGCGATCGGCCTCACCGCGGCGATCGAATTCCACTGGCTGCCGCTGTCGGTGTCGCGGGCCAGCGACGTCGGGGTCAGTTACGGCGCGGTCGCCGTGCTGGGCGCGCTGACGTCGGCCATCCCGCGCCGCCTGCGGCCGGCCTGGATCGGCTTCTGGGTTCCGGTGGGTCTCGCCGCGGCCCTGCTGGGCGAGGACTTCACCGACGTCGGCCATGCCGTCGCCCTGATGCTGGGCATGCTTGTCGCCACCCGGCTGGACGGGCCGGCGCGCTGGACTAAGGTCCGGTGCGCGCTGCTGGCCGTATCGGCGGTGTTCGGTTTCTTCCTGCTGGCGCACGGCGCGTGGTCGACGGTCGGTGCGGCAATCGTCGGCGTTCTGGGGGCGGTGGTGGCAGAGGTGCTGACCCGGTCGCGTGCGACACGGCGACGGCCGGCTGCCGAGCTTGCGCCGGAGCCGGCGACCACCTGCTGAGGGCTCAGGGCACCGGTCGCGCGTAGAGCCAGCTTTCCCACAGCGGCTGTAGCGACTCGTCGCTGTAGCCCGCAGCCAGCTCGATGAAATCCTCCGTGACCGCGCAGCTGTGCCGGTGGCGGTTCGTCCACTCCTTCAGCAGTGCAAAGAATTTTTCGTCACCCAGTCGGCCCCGCAGGGCGTGCAGGGTCAGCGCGCCGCGTTTGTAGACACGGTCGTCGAACATGTCGCGCGCTCCCGGATCCGTTAGCAGCAGGTTCTGTGGGGCGGCGCGCAGCTTCTGGTGGTACTGGCGCGCGAGCACGTCAGCGCTGGGCCCGCCGCTGTGCTCCGACCACAACCACTCCGCGTAGCAGGC
The sequence above is a segment of the Candidatus Mycobacterium wuenschmannii genome. Coding sequences within it:
- a CDS encoding rhomboid-like protein — its product is MILRILSRLLRVRMTLAYAAVLIGVSLALAELRPRARAHVIAQASTNLHNLAHGHLATLLDSAFITDAGPLYFWLPCFVCLLALAELIWRSGRLALVFVTGHIGATLLVAIGLTAAIEFHWLPLSVSRASDVGVSYGAVAVLGALTSAIPRRLRPAWIGFWVPVGLAAALLGEDFTDVGHAVALMLGMLVATRLDGPARWTKVRCALLAVSAVFGFFLLAHGAWSTVGAAIVGVLGAVVAEVLTRSRATRRRPAAELAPEPATTC
- a CDS encoding oxygenase MpaB family protein → MPPTHAPHEPVIPDDEALPLGPDSLTWKYFGDLRTGMMGVWIGAIQNMYPELGAGVEEHSILLREPLQRVARSVYPIMGVVYDGGRASTTGAQIKQYHHTIKGVDASGRRYHALNPETFYWAHATFFMLVIKVAEYFCGGLTEAERRQLFDEHVQWYRMYGMSMRPVPKSWEDFQEYWERVGRDELEINQATLDIFQIRIPKPKFVLMPTPIWDQLFKPLVAGQRWIAAGLFEPAVREKAGMRWTPGDEVVLRLFGKLVELAFLAVPDEIRLHPRALAAYRRAEERDCDKAPLIEAPSFMGPPSDRRGLPMHYFPPRKSLFERAGSLVHTTFSLAGLRPARGRGKAA
- a CDS encoding adenylate/guanylate cyclase domain-containing protein encodes the protein MELGPEPVSGEPEQTVTTPDPPAERQRSPLHGAAHWLRSTNQSPSLIAAVRRARRGLPGDPDFGDPLSTAGHGGPRAAARAAGRLLGERGGASREVSLGALQVWQAVTEAVKRRPVNEEVTIVFTDLVGFSNWSLHAGDDATLKLLRRVARAIEPPLLDAGGHIVKRMGDGTMAVFADPRVAVAAVLEAKRALRTVDIDGYTPRMRVGIHTGRPQRLAADWLGVDVNVAARVMERATRGGVMISGTTLNQLAADDLVTLGVSAKRVHWPVFTSKPAGLPADLAIYRLKSSRETVSDLSAIDNPDEDGSQA